In the Gemmatimonas sp. genome, one interval contains:
- a CDS encoding HEAT repeat domain-containing protein: MTTTGHEVAVSPPAVAAIEDALRAFAKALRAIQLYLPNNPTRATAIEQARTAFGKVWRVASPLEIQIKEASFAWEERTVYLDAERGTDGLPWLLYRDGLRSLQLHSGFESTDLEALLAILHKARTALPDDDDLVTLLWVADLATVEYRHVEHDAVGDMPVMAGTDRPGVAVFAAGVAPLAVPSAESAAPGEGPPPGMVRVEDFDTTLYFLDTREATYLQDELKREYAEDHRKLVLASLFDVIEGQAAVESQLEALRTVDQLLIEFLTLGEYELVALALREASTASRRLAAEERVMTALRDLPARLSEPAVMSQLLQALDESARTPVASLLEGLFVELRPSALEPLVAWLGVATSSPARASIERASARLAGAHTTELAQLLEHENEFVVRGALRLAAQLATPAAVPGLARLLRGRDSKLRVEALSVLGEIASPAALQAVERGIEDSDRDVRVAAFRVIATRLHTAALPRLLDAVRRKELRSADLSEKMALFEAFGSMCGDAGVPELDALLNARGLLGAREPAELRACAARALGMVATPKASAALQRAADTKDVVVRSAVARAMRGSA, translated from the coding sequence ATGACGACAACTGGGCACGAAGTAGCCGTCTCGCCGCCGGCGGTGGCGGCAATCGAGGATGCGTTACGCGCATTCGCGAAGGCGCTTCGTGCCATTCAGTTGTACCTGCCGAACAATCCGACGCGCGCGACCGCCATCGAGCAGGCGCGTACGGCATTCGGCAAAGTGTGGCGCGTGGCGAGCCCGCTCGAGATCCAGATCAAGGAAGCGTCGTTCGCGTGGGAAGAGCGAACGGTGTACCTCGATGCGGAGCGCGGCACCGACGGATTGCCGTGGTTGCTGTATCGCGATGGCTTGCGGTCGCTGCAGCTGCACAGTGGATTCGAATCCACCGATCTCGAGGCCCTGCTCGCCATTCTGCACAAAGCGCGCACTGCGCTTCCGGATGATGATGATCTCGTGACCCTGCTGTGGGTCGCCGACCTGGCCACGGTCGAGTATCGACACGTCGAGCACGATGCGGTGGGCGATATGCCGGTCATGGCAGGTACCGATCGCCCGGGCGTCGCGGTGTTCGCGGCCGGCGTGGCGCCGCTGGCGGTGCCGTCGGCGGAATCGGCAGCGCCCGGCGAGGGGCCGCCTCCGGGCATGGTCCGGGTCGAGGACTTCGACACCACGCTGTATTTCCTCGACACGCGTGAAGCGACCTATCTGCAGGACGAACTCAAGCGCGAATACGCCGAGGATCATCGCAAGCTCGTGTTGGCGAGCCTGTTCGATGTGATCGAAGGGCAGGCTGCCGTGGAGTCGCAGTTGGAGGCGCTGCGTACGGTCGATCAGCTGTTGATCGAGTTTCTCACGCTCGGCGAGTACGAGCTTGTCGCGTTGGCGTTGCGCGAGGCGTCAACGGCGTCGCGGCGGCTCGCCGCGGAGGAGCGCGTGATGACGGCGCTCCGTGACCTGCCGGCCCGCTTGAGTGAGCCCGCCGTGATGTCGCAGCTGCTTCAGGCGCTCGACGAGAGCGCACGGACGCCGGTGGCCTCGCTGCTCGAGGGGCTGTTCGTGGAGCTTCGGCCGTCTGCGCTCGAGCCGCTTGTCGCGTGGCTCGGTGTCGCGACGTCCTCGCCGGCGCGGGCGTCGATCGAACGCGCCTCGGCACGATTGGCGGGCGCGCACACGACGGAACTCGCGCAGCTGCTCGAGCATGAGAACGAGTTCGTTGTACGTGGGGCGCTGCGACTGGCCGCGCAGCTGGCAACGCCGGCCGCGGTACCTGGCCTGGCCCGGTTGCTGCGCGGCCGCGACTCGAAGCTGCGCGTCGAAGCGCTGAGCGTGCTTGGTGAGATAGCCTCGCCTGCCGCGCTGCAGGCCGTCGAGCGCGGCATCGAGGACAGCGATCGCGACGTACGCGTCGCCGCGTTCCGCGTGATCGCGACACGGCTGCACACGGCCGCGCTTCCCCGACTACTCGACGCCGTGCGGCGCAAGGAGCTGCGCTCGGCAGATCTGAGTGAGAAGATGGCGCTCTTTGAAGCCTTTGGCAGCATGTGCGGTGATGCCGGCGTGCCAGAGCTCGACGCGCTATTGAATGCGCGCGGACTTCTTGGAGCACGCGAGCCAGCGGAGCTGCGCGCCTGCGCCGCCCGCGCGCTCGGCATGGTGGCGACGCCGAAGGCTTCGGCGGCCTTACAGCGTGCCGCCGACACGAAGGATGTCGTCGTGCGCAGCGCCGTCGCGCGCGCCATGCGAGGCAGCGCGTGA
- the trpA gene encoding tryptophan synthase subunit alpha → MITSPDVSVPSASRLSARFAALASQGRRALVCYVTAGHPDPEQSVTLLRGIAAAGADVIEVGVPFSDPMADGPVIQLSSQIALDHGVSLERTLEIVRDAALDVPVVLFSYLNPIIAGGPDVLARARAAGVDGVLVTDLPVGADPTREAWFGESGLDFVRLVAPTTPAPRMEEIARHGGGFVYLISRLGVTGERASLPDDLPDTVARLRSSTALPICIGFGISTPEQAKAAALLGDGVVVGSALVRAAGRSVQEAIDLTAALRAAIDEI, encoded by the coding sequence GTGATTACTTCGCCTGACGTTTCCGTCCCGTCCGCCTCACGACTGTCGGCGCGCTTTGCGGCGCTGGCGTCGCAAGGGCGTCGGGCGCTTGTCTGCTATGTGACGGCAGGGCATCCTGACCCCGAGCAGAGCGTCACGCTGCTCCGTGGCATTGCGGCGGCTGGCGCCGACGTGATCGAGGTCGGCGTACCGTTCTCTGATCCGATGGCTGACGGTCCGGTCATCCAGCTGAGTTCGCAGATCGCCCTCGACCACGGCGTGAGCCTCGAGCGCACGCTGGAGATCGTGCGCGACGCTGCGCTCGACGTGCCGGTGGTGTTGTTCAGCTACCTCAATCCGATCATCGCCGGCGGACCGGATGTGCTCGCGCGCGCGCGCGCTGCCGGTGTGGATGGTGTCTTGGTCACCGACCTGCCGGTCGGTGCCGATCCCACGCGCGAAGCGTGGTTTGGTGAGAGCGGGCTCGACTTCGTGCGGTTGGTCGCGCCGACCACGCCGGCCCCGCGCATGGAGGAGATTGCACGTCATGGCGGCGGATTCGTGTATCTGATCAGCCGCTTGGGCGTGACCGGAGAACGGGCGTCCCTGCCCGATGATCTACCGGACACGGTGGCGCGGCTCCGATCGTCGACGGCACTGCCGATCTGCATCGGCTTCGGCATCTCGACCCCGGAGCAGGCCAAGGCGGCGGCGCTGTTAGGTGATGGTGTGGTCGTCGGTAGTGCGCTCGTGCGAGCCGCGGGACGTTCGGTGCAGGAGGCCATCGACCTGACGGCGGCGCTGCGCGCTGCAATCGACGAGATCTGA
- a CDS encoding HD domain-containing phosphohydrolase, whose product MTAPLSSIGSDQSGDPQAQRTARGFVVAVHGAVRAVRLYPIENSAVQKAIAELVNAAERVELADGQCRLRRIGDYLFVNETRLRLTLDNYAAVAYVLGLLREAGLGGFAIIAPTSPRVWVVLLAFLQSPPLEYPEEDRLQQVSTRVEQAGVACFEFYPPVEEADQQETELDAKERARQTYVRSLDVTRDVMTSARLGRSAGLKRVKRAVQGIVDAILTDAASLIGLTTLREFDEYTFVHSVNVSILSVALGRRLGLTKPQLLDLGLAALLHDIGKSRVPLELLNKRGSLDDEERVILQTHTWQGVLAMFAMPTGSARPWRAMTSAYEHHMRIDLTGYPRSLRSRRLTLYSKIIAVADGFDAATTTRVYQDVPWTPADVLRGMRDNTRLGLDPVVVKAFINLTGIYPVGTLVVLDSFALAMVVAANPDPTALSRPLVRMITDAQGNRVQDLQIYDLTSCDASGQFAYTIIRTEDPQRYGINIGDYFA is encoded by the coding sequence GTGACGGCACCGCTTTCGTCCATCGGCAGTGATCAATCGGGTGATCCCCAGGCGCAGCGTACGGCGCGCGGATTCGTGGTCGCCGTGCATGGTGCGGTACGCGCGGTGCGCCTCTATCCCATCGAGAACAGCGCCGTGCAGAAGGCGATTGCCGAGCTGGTCAACGCCGCCGAGCGCGTCGAGTTGGCTGACGGGCAATGTCGTCTGCGACGGATCGGTGATTACCTGTTCGTGAATGAAACGCGACTGCGTCTCACACTCGACAACTACGCCGCCGTCGCGTACGTGCTCGGTCTGCTCCGCGAGGCAGGGCTCGGCGGCTTCGCGATTATCGCGCCGACGAGCCCGCGGGTGTGGGTCGTGCTGCTCGCGTTTCTGCAGTCGCCGCCGCTCGAGTATCCCGAAGAAGATCGACTTCAGCAGGTCTCGACGCGCGTCGAACAGGCCGGCGTTGCGTGCTTCGAATTCTATCCGCCCGTCGAGGAAGCCGATCAGCAGGAAACGGAACTCGACGCGAAGGAACGCGCCCGTCAAACGTATGTGCGGTCGCTCGACGTCACCCGCGATGTGATGACATCGGCACGACTCGGGCGCAGCGCGGGACTCAAGCGGGTCAAGCGTGCGGTGCAAGGTATCGTCGACGCCATTCTCACCGATGCCGCGTCGCTGATCGGCCTGACCACGCTCCGCGAGTTCGACGAGTACACGTTTGTGCACAGCGTGAACGTCAGTATTCTCTCGGTGGCACTCGGACGCCGGCTCGGATTGACGAAGCCCCAGCTGTTGGACCTCGGGCTGGCGGCGCTGTTGCACGACATCGGCAAGTCGCGTGTCCCGCTCGAGCTGCTCAACAAGCGAGGGTCGCTGGATGACGAGGAGCGGGTCATTCTCCAGACGCATACATGGCAGGGCGTGCTCGCGATGTTCGCCATGCCGACCGGTTCGGCGCGTCCCTGGCGCGCCATGACCTCGGCGTACGAACATCACATGCGTATCGACCTCACGGGCTATCCCAGGTCGTTGCGGTCGCGTCGGCTGACACTGTACAGCAAGATCATCGCGGTGGCAGACGGCTTCGATGCCGCCACGACCACGCGCGTGTATCAGGACGTGCCATGGACGCCGGCGGACGTGTTGCGAGGCATGCGAGACAACACGCGCCTCGGACTCGACCCCGTAGTCGTGAAAGCGTTCATCAACCTCACGGGCATCTATCCGGTCGGCACGCTTGTGGTCCTCGACTCCTTCGCGCTCGCGATGGTGGTCGCGGCCAATCCCGATCCGACCGCGCTGTCTCGTCCGCTCGTGCGCATGATCACGGACGCCCAGGGCAACCGCGTTCAGGATCTCCAGATCTACGACCTGACATCCTGCGACGCGTCCGGCCAATTTGCATACACTATCATTCGGACCGAGGACCCTCAACGCTATGGCATCAACATCGGTGATTACTTCGCCTGA
- a CDS encoding LytR C-terminal domain-containing protein, giving the protein MSTSSGWPSMPAADAPRRKRRGLLILALLAVVTLGAGAAWWQLKATPIISSANGTMAAVDDSLARAPSDSRVRVRVLNASGTRGYARRATIELRDRGFDVVEYDTERGKPRNGTLIVSHTGHRDWADRLHRAFGTGAIEERPDSLRYVDLTIFVGRDWKPSTETLRP; this is encoded by the coding sequence ATGAGCACGTCTTCTGGGTGGCCGTCGATGCCAGCAGCGGACGCGCCGCGGCGCAAGCGGCGCGGTTTGCTGATTCTTGCGCTGTTGGCCGTCGTGACTCTCGGCGCCGGCGCGGCGTGGTGGCAATTGAAAGCGACTCCTATCATCTCGTCCGCGAACGGCACGATGGCGGCCGTCGATGATTCGCTCGCGCGTGCGCCCAGTGACAGTCGCGTGCGGGTTCGCGTGCTCAATGCGTCGGGCACGCGAGGGTACGCGCGGCGCGCGACCATCGAATTACGCGATCGTGGCTTCGATGTCGTCGAGTACGACACCGAGCGTGGCAAGCCTCGCAATGGCACGCTCATCGTCTCACACACCGGACATCGGGATTGGGCCGACCGGCTCCATCGTGCGTTCGGCACGGGCGCGATCGAGGAACGCCCGGATTCGCTACGCTACGTGGATCTCACCATCTTCGTGGGTCGTGACTGGAAGCCGTCGACCGAGACGCTCCGTCCGTAG